In Salinirussus salinus, the following proteins share a genomic window:
- a CDS encoding phytoene desaturase family protein has product MTRLSESTVAVVGGGFGGLSAACYLADAGLDVTLLEKNDQLGGRASRLQRDGFTFDMGPSWYLMPDVFERFFGHFGRSPEDFYELEPLDPHYRIFFKDGDRVDARGDGDHMREVFESYEPGAGAAFDEYLETSQHHYETAMEKFVYEDRSRLRDWVDPDVMRAAPIGLRLVGSMQSHVENYFDHPKLQQIMQYTLVFLGGAPHNTPALYNIMSHVDFNLGVYYPRPKESTERGTGTGGIGAVVDGVAELGDQLGVTYETGTEVTGITRAKEGFVVDTVDGEYRPDYVVSNADYAHTERDLLPTHERQYDDDYWDSRTYAPSAFLIYMGVEGDVDPLEHHTLVLPEDWDSHFEAIFEEPGWPDEPAYYLCVPSETDDAVAPEGHSNLFVLVPIAPALHDGDEIRGEYREKILADIADNTGVDLRDRVVVEEQFAVSDFVERYNATDGTALGLAHTLRQTALLRPSNRSSAVDGLYFTGSFTTPGIGVPMCLISGEHAAEALLDEQG; this is encoded by the coding sequence ATGACACGGCTCTCGGAGTCGACGGTCGCGGTCGTCGGTGGCGGCTTCGGCGGGCTGTCCGCCGCCTGCTATCTCGCGGACGCCGGGCTGGACGTCACACTCCTCGAAAAGAACGACCAGCTCGGCGGCCGTGCCAGCCGCCTCCAGCGCGATGGGTTCACCTTCGACATGGGCCCCTCGTGGTATCTGATGCCCGACGTCTTCGAGCGCTTTTTCGGGCACTTCGGGCGCTCGCCCGAGGACTTTTATGAGCTCGAACCGCTGGACCCCCACTACCGCATCTTCTTCAAGGACGGCGACCGGGTCGACGCCCGCGGCGACGGCGACCACATGCGGGAGGTCTTCGAGTCCTACGAGCCCGGCGCGGGCGCGGCCTTCGACGAGTATCTGGAGACCAGCCAGCACCACTACGAGACGGCGATGGAGAAGTTCGTCTACGAGGACCGCTCGCGGCTGCGGGACTGGGTCGACCCCGACGTGATGCGCGCCGCCCCGATCGGCCTCCGGCTCGTGGGCTCGATGCAGAGCCACGTCGAGAACTACTTCGACCACCCCAAGCTCCAGCAGATCATGCAGTACACGCTGGTCTTCCTCGGCGGGGCACCGCACAACACGCCCGCCCTCTACAACATCATGAGCCACGTCGACTTCAACCTCGGCGTCTACTACCCCCGCCCGAAGGAGTCGACGGAGCGGGGCACCGGAACCGGCGGGATCGGCGCAGTCGTCGACGGGGTGGCCGAGCTGGGCGACCAGCTCGGGGTGACCTACGAGACCGGCACGGAGGTGACGGGGATCACACGCGCGAAGGAGGGCTTCGTCGTCGACACCGTCGACGGCGAGTACCGGCCCGACTACGTGGTCTCGAACGCCGACTACGCTCACACCGAACGGGACCTGCTCCCGACCCACGAGCGCCAGTACGACGACGACTACTGGGACTCCCGGACCTACGCCCCCTCCGCCTTCCTCATCTACATGGGCGTCGAGGGCGACGTCGACCCGCTCGAACACCACACGCTCGTCCTCCCCGAGGACTGGGACAGCCACTTCGAGGCCATCTTCGAGGAGCCGGGCTGGCCCGACGAGCCCGCCTACTACCTCTGTGTCCCCTCCGAGACCGACGATGCGGTCGCCCCCGAGGGCCACTCGAATCTCTTCGTACTCGTCCCCATCGCGCCGGCTCTGCACGACGGCGACGAGATACGGGGGGAATACCGCGAGAAGATCCTCGCGGACATCGCCGACAACACCGGCGTCGACCTCCGGGACCGGGTCGTCGTCGAGGAGCAGTTCGCGGTCTCGGATTTCGTCGAGCGGTACAACGCCACCGACGGGACCGCGCTGGGACTCGCCCACACGCTCCGCCAGACAGCGCTGTTGCGCCCCTCGAACCGCTCCTCGGCGGTCGACGGGCTCTACTTCACTGGCTCCTTCACGACGCCCGGTATCGGCGTCCCGATGTGTCTGATAAGCGGCGAACACGCGGCCGAAGCGCTGCTCGACGAACAGGGATG
- a CDS encoding SDR family NAD(P)-dependent oxidoreductase — protein MDGQTAVVTGASRGIGAAVARAFGDAGAHVVGCARSTDALEEVIGDIQERGGTATGVRADVRDEWDVERVMDTAAREGGRIDVVVANAGVYHGDPGKTPLQEESYAAVDDHLRTNVRGVFATVREALPHLADDARVLVSSGEVARESRPGYGSYGVSKAAAEALARGFAADLEQVVCVVDPGVVATELTDGQGREPESVAGQFEWAATEAAAAEVDGQVVDLKTWRAATR, from the coding sequence ATGGACGGACAGACCGCCGTCGTCACGGGAGCGAGCCGAGGGATCGGCGCCGCCGTCGCGCGGGCGTTCGGGGACGCTGGCGCGCACGTCGTGGGGTGTGCCCGCAGCACGGACGCCCTGGAAGAGGTCATCGGGGACATCCAGGAGCGCGGCGGCACGGCGACCGGGGTCCGGGCCGACGTCCGCGACGAGTGGGACGTCGAGCGGGTCATGGACACCGCCGCACGCGAGGGCGGGAGGATAGACGTCGTGGTCGCCAACGCCGGCGTCTACCACGGCGACCCCGGCAAGACGCCGCTCCAGGAGGAGTCCTACGCCGCAGTCGACGACCACCTCCGGACCAACGTCCGCGGAGTGTTCGCGACCGTCCGGGAGGCGCTGCCCCACCTCGCCGACGATGCCCGGGTACTGGTCTCCTCTGGCGAAGTGGCGCGGGAGTCCCGTCCCGGCTACGGCTCCTACGGCGTCTCGAAGGCCGCTGCGGAGGCGCTGGCCCGGGGATTCGCCGCCGACCTGGAGCAGGTCGTCTGCGTCGTCGACCCCGGGGTCGTCGCGACGGAACTGACGGACGGCCAGGGCCGGGAGCCCGAGAGCGTCGCCGGTCAGTTCGAGTGGGCCGCCACGGAGGCGGCCGCCGCCGAGGTCGACGGGCAGGTCGTCGACCTCAAGACCTGGCGAGCGGCCACGCGGTAG
- a CDS encoding amphi-Trp domain-containing protein produces MSDPETDPGTADDSGTDENRDDGETERTTIRQGRAYEETFRLDAAEAGRFLVDVGEQLKEGGELTLTTDEWELPFAFGEPVCLEVDFDGVDDPELEIEVELPGRTDERAPGVE; encoded by the coding sequence ATGTCAGACCCAGAGACTGACCCGGGGACAGCGGACGACAGCGGGACCGACGAAAACCGCGACGACGGGGAGACCGAGCGGACGACGATCCGCCAGGGACGGGCCTACGAGGAGACCTTCCGGCTCGACGCCGCGGAGGCCGGCCGGTTCCTGGTCGACGTGGGCGAACAGCTCAAAGAGGGCGGCGAGCTGACACTGACCACCGACGAGTGGGAACTCCCCTTTGCCTTCGGCGAGCCGGTCTGCCTCGAAGTGGACTTCGACGGCGTGGACGACCCCGAACTCGAGATCGAGGTGGAGCTGCCGGGACGGACCGACGAGCGCGCGCCCGGCGTCGAGTGA
- a CDS encoding CocE/NonD family hydrolase — protein sequence MTDSDSLAQSIGLTRRRFLASVGVAAGVGAGALSAVSDPVAAQEGESEGEFTTERVEIDSFDGTTIVATLYDPGVEEPQPAVLMTHGWGGTRQDRDPQASLYASNDYVALAYDSRGFGESGGQVSSTGPNEQQDAAALVSWLADRDIVMTDGEDDPRVGMDGFSYGGGIQLRLASADDRLDALIPRITWHNLAQSLAPNGVLKEGWQLPLRVSGQQDGNLDAEAVEIGESIARSGTMNEAEREYYRSRSAVTFIDQIDTPALFISGWQDRLFPPNQVFANFRGLRENGVETRLLMHNTGHNFFSPEQSETERSVITDAVVGWMDYHLRGEEPPGLSTVTYYDDTLGDFRTAESMPPADASERTYNLGEEGELDAWYIERPDSGGSNRTAVSIDLPVEGRTEVVGVPTLRVEAGAFAANDRARLFAALEDVGPDGASGPINGQVMAYEVAGSGTVEFDLAGLQHVVEPDHNLRLTMTLVDDLLTSVPLDFVPSALYVDSTPGTSAILADPVASGEEATLSVPTRSL from the coding sequence ATGACAGACAGTGACAGTCTAGCACAGTCGATCGGCCTCACGCGGCGTCGGTTCCTGGCGTCGGTGGGGGTCGCCGCCGGAGTCGGAGCGGGAGCACTGTCGGCGGTCTCCGATCCGGTAGCAGCACAGGAGGGTGAGAGCGAGGGCGAGTTCACGACCGAGCGCGTCGAGATCGACTCGTTCGACGGGACGACCATCGTCGCGACGCTGTACGACCCGGGGGTCGAGGAGCCACAGCCGGCAGTGTTGATGACCCACGGCTGGGGCGGAACCCGACAGGACCGGGACCCGCAGGCGTCGCTGTACGCCTCCAACGACTACGTGGCTCTGGCGTATGACTCCCGTGGCTTCGGCGAGTCCGGCGGACAGGTCTCCTCGACCGGACCCAACGAGCAGCAGGACGCCGCGGCGCTGGTCTCCTGGCTGGCCGACCGCGACATCGTCATGACCGACGGGGAGGACGACCCCCGGGTCGGGATGGACGGGTTCTCCTACGGCGGCGGCATCCAGCTGCGGCTCGCTTCCGCGGACGACCGCCTCGACGCGCTCATCCCGCGGATCACCTGGCACAACCTCGCCCAGTCGCTGGCGCCAAACGGCGTCCTCAAGGAGGGCTGGCAGCTCCCACTGCGGGTATCCGGGCAACAGGACGGCAACCTCGACGCCGAAGCGGTCGAGATCGGCGAGAGCATCGCCCGGAGCGGGACGATGAACGAGGCCGAACGGGAGTACTACCGGAGCCGGTCGGCGGTCACCTTTATCGACCAGATAGACACGCCCGCGCTGTTCATCAGCGGCTGGCAGGACCGCCTGTTCCCGCCCAACCAGGTGTTCGCCAACTTCCGGGGGCTGCGGGAGAACGGCGTCGAGACGCGCCTCCTGATGCACAACACGGGACACAACTTCTTCAGTCCCGAGCAGTCCGAGACCGAGCGCTCGGTGATCACGGACGCAGTCGTCGGGTGGATGGACTACCACCTCCGCGGCGAGGAGCCACCGGGCCTGTCGACGGTGACCTACTACGACGACACGCTCGGGGACTTCCGCACCGCCGAGTCGATGCCCCCCGCCGACGCCTCCGAGCGGACCTACAACCTCGGCGAGGAGGGGGAGCTCGACGCCTGGTACATCGAGCGGCCGGACAGCGGGGGCTCGAACCGTACGGCCGTCAGCATCGACCTGCCGGTCGAGGGCCGCACGGAGGTCGTCGGCGTGCCGACCCTCCGGGTCGAGGCCGGTGCCTTCGCCGCAAACGACAGGGCACGGCTGTTCGCGGCGCTGGAGGACGTCGGCCCGGACGGAGCGAGCGGGCCGATCAACGGCCAGGTCATGGCTTACGAGGTGGCCGGCTCCGGGACCGTCGAATTCGACCTCGCCGGGCTCCAGCACGTCGTCGAGCCGGACCACAATCTCCGGCTGACGATGACGCTGGTCGACGACCTGCTGACCAGCGTCCCGCTGGATTTCGTCCCGAGCGCGCTCTACGTCGACTCGACGCCGGGCACCTCGGCCATTCTCGCCGACCCGGTCGCCAGCGGCGAGGAGGCCACGCTGTCCGTGCCCACGCGCTCGCTGTAG
- a CDS encoding sulfatase, with protein sequence MTGVTGPNVVWVTIDSIRADRTTMGGHARDTTPNIQRIADRPAGESFDTCIAQTRWTPASTASILTGTYLSTHQVGIQSPDVRRLPESLKTMPQLLSEVGYESLGIGTNQYVCSATGMDRGFDRFMFPTLRNIHRTVGVRAVGDYLRNIRRYGPGLSTDVSLHNGSSMVTHAAERWLGSTARSGTPCFLYLHYNATHYPYTPPKHFLRPYAEETGQSVDEIIDISQRVFEDVFGRVADGLDLSSAEMEAIEAAYDAELSYIDDLVGRLFDYVEDALPGETVFVVTSDHGETFGEYGWLGHHVLLTDELLHVPMVTHGLSGVSHASDGPVQHVDFTRTILEQLGAGSPQLEGVNLTEQRREYAFAQRGSRASDREKLLDRNGSFDVSQYRWDALNSVHDGRFKLLTGEEGEELFLLPGEEEDVAERYPRVARQLSEQLAASGLTLPTDTGDDDRMEVTPEMRDRLEHMGYL encoded by the coding sequence ATGACGGGTGTGACCGGTCCGAACGTCGTCTGGGTCACCATCGACAGCATCCGGGCCGACCGGACGACCATGGGAGGGCACGCGCGGGACACGACCCCGAACATCCAGCGGATCGCCGACCGGCCTGCGGGGGAGTCCTTCGACACCTGTATCGCGCAGACTCGCTGGACGCCGGCGTCGACGGCCTCGATCCTCACCGGGACGTACCTCTCGACCCACCAGGTGGGGATCCAGTCGCCGGACGTCCGTCGGCTCCCGGAGTCGCTGAAAACGATGCCACAGTTGCTCTCGGAGGTCGGGTACGAGTCACTCGGCATCGGGACCAACCAGTACGTCTGCTCGGCGACGGGGATGGACCGGGGGTTCGACCGGTTCATGTTCCCGACGCTCAGGAACATTCATCGCACGGTCGGGGTCCGGGCAGTCGGTGACTACCTCAGAAACATCCGGCGGTACGGGCCGGGGCTGTCGACCGACGTGTCCCTCCACAACGGGTCGTCGATGGTGACCCACGCGGCCGAGCGGTGGCTCGGGTCCACCGCGCGGAGCGGCACCCCCTGCTTCCTGTATCTCCACTACAACGCCACACACTACCCCTACACCCCGCCGAAACACTTCCTGCGGCCGTACGCCGAGGAGACCGGCCAGTCGGTCGACGAGATCATTGACATATCACAGCGCGTCTTCGAGGACGTGTTCGGTCGCGTCGCCGACGGCCTCGACCTGTCGAGCGCCGAGATGGAGGCGATCGAAGCCGCCTACGACGCCGAACTCTCCTACATCGACGACCTCGTCGGCCGGCTGTTCGACTACGTCGAGGACGCCCTTCCCGGTGAAACGGTGTTCGTCGTGACCAGCGACCACGGCGAGACGTTCGGGGAGTACGGCTGGCTCGGCCACCACGTCCTCCTGACCGACGAGCTGCTCCACGTGCCGATGGTCACACACGGGCTCTCGGGCGTCTCCCACGCGAGCGACGGCCCGGTCCAGCACGTCGATTTCACGAGAACGATCCTCGAGCAGCTCGGGGCCGGAAGCCCCCAGCTCGAGGGGGTCAACCTCACCGAACAGCGCCGGGAGTACGCCTTCGCACAGCGGGGGTCGCGGGCGTCCGACCGGGAGAAGCTGCTCGACCGGAACGGCTCTTTCGACGTGAGTCAGTACCGCTGGGACGCGCTCAACAGCGTCCACGACGGCCGGTTCAAGCTCCTGACCGGCGAGGAGGGCGAGGAACTGTTCCTCCTTCCGGGTGAGGAGGAAGACGTGGCGGAACGCTACCCGCGCGTGGCCCGGCAGCTGTCCGAGCAGCTGGCCGCGAGCGGTCTGACTCTCCCGACCGACACCGGCGACGACGACCGGATGGAGGTCACTCCGGAGATGCGCGACCGCCTCGAACACATGGGGTATCTGTGA
- a CDS encoding DUF1684 domain-containing protein, which translates to MTTTDATDDWARQLEEAREAKAEHFRESARSPLPRDMQGESFPGLDYYEVDPEYRFVVSLDEHDEKEQVTVETTADGEQTYLRWGEFRFQVDGEAYVLQAYRPDRDADRFWVPFRDDTNGEETYDAGRYLDLEPATHRTEDGWILDFNEAYNPTCAYNYAYECPLIPMENWLDVRIEAGEKDFPGEPADPHDHTGH; encoded by the coding sequence GTGACAACGACAGACGCCACGGACGACTGGGCCCGACAGCTCGAAGAGGCGCGGGAGGCGAAAGCCGAGCACTTCCGGGAGTCGGCGCGCTCGCCGCTCCCCCGGGACATGCAGGGGGAATCGTTCCCCGGGCTCGACTACTACGAGGTCGACCCGGAATATCGCTTCGTCGTCTCGCTCGACGAACACGACGAGAAAGAGCAGGTCACCGTCGAGACCACGGCCGACGGCGAACAGACGTACCTGCGGTGGGGCGAGTTCCGGTTCCAGGTCGACGGCGAGGCGTACGTCCTGCAGGCGTACCGGCCGGACCGCGACGCCGACCGCTTCTGGGTGCCGTTCCGCGACGACACCAACGGCGAGGAGACCTACGACGCGGGGCGCTATCTCGACCTCGAACCGGCGACCCACCGGACCGAGGACGGCTGGATACTGGATTTCAACGAGGCGTACAACCCGACGTGTGCCTACAACTACGCCTACGAGTGTCCGCTGATCCCGATGGAAAACTGGCTGGACGTCCGTATCGAAGCCGGGGAGAAGGATTTCCCGGGAGAGCCGGCCGACCCTCACGACCACACGGGCCACTGA
- a CDS encoding DUF7305 domain-containing protein has protein sequence MVFVDGDVDAGPGSKGGANPKVTLQTHAKPGGSKPPQAGGGDSSDEGESGSNSGGNPSNPGQGGNDGQGGGNDNDEGDDSDNDDGSDENGNGNSNGKGNGNGNGNTGTPDLQIVGDGTVRVYVNGTYDMTGQAVWGSPDETDSLVTYSRDVDRFTKYYGAIYTGAVEVAGGGKYSPNVEGAVVSTADDVEMTGNANIGYDDSLDDRVIESVETEFAEVSYLHISANTVRIAD, from the coding sequence GTGGTCTTCGTCGACGGGGATGTCGACGCCGGCCCGGGGAGTAAGGGGGGCGCCAATCCGAAAGTGACGCTCCAGACGCACGCGAAACCCGGCGGTTCAAAACCACCTCAGGCTGGTGGGGGCGACAGCAGCGATGAAGGAGAAAGCGGGAGTAACAGCGGTGGCAACCCCTCTAATCCGGGTCAGGGGGGCAACGACGGCCAGGGTGGCGGAAACGACAATGACGAGGGTGACGACAGTGACAACGACGACGGTAGTGACGAGAACGGAAACGGCAACAGCAACGGAAAGGGGAACGGGAATGGAAACGGCAACACGGGGACGCCGGATCTGCAGATCGTCGGAGACGGAACCGTTCGCGTGTACGTGAACGGAACCTACGACATGACGGGACAGGCGGTGTGGGGTAGCCCGGACGAGACCGACTCGCTGGTCACCTACTCGCGGGACGTCGACCGGTTCACGAAGTACTACGGGGCGATATACACGGGTGCGGTCGAGGTCGCGGGCGGAGGGAAGTACTCGCCCAACGTCGAAGGTGCTGTCGTCTCGACGGCAGACGACGTCGAGATGACCGGCAACGCAAATATCGGGTACGACGATTCCCTGGACGACCGCGTTATCGAATCTGTCGAGACCGAGTTCGCGGAGGTCTCGTATCTCCACATCAGTGCAAACACTGTCAGGATAGCCGACTGA
- a CDS encoding peroxidase-related enzyme (This protein belongs to a clade of uncharacterized proteins related to peroxidases such as the alkylhydroperoxidase AhpD.), producing MADSEPPMTRFPVPDVEELPADLQERIEEETEEAGFTPNVFPAMAYRPQQARAFFDYHDALLEETALEREEIEMIVVTISGVNDCLYCVVAHGALVRIYAQAPRLADQLATDYRSAEINEKHRAMLDLAVKLTEEPAAVEEDDIERLLDHGFSREAVWDIGAVTSFYNLSNRMAHLTDMRPNEEFYTIGR from the coding sequence ATGGCAGATTCCGAGCCACCGATGACGCGCTTTCCCGTTCCGGACGTAGAGGAGTTGCCCGCAGACCTGCAGGAGCGCATCGAGGAGGAGACCGAGGAAGCCGGATTCACGCCCAACGTCTTCCCGGCGATGGCCTACCGGCCACAGCAGGCCCGGGCCTTCTTCGACTACCACGACGCGCTGCTGGAGGAGACCGCGCTGGAGCGAGAGGAGATCGAGATGATCGTCGTCACGATCAGCGGGGTCAACGACTGCCTGTACTGCGTCGTCGCCCACGGAGCGCTGGTGCGGATCTACGCGCAGGCCCCGCGGCTGGCCGACCAGCTCGCGACCGACTACCGCAGCGCCGAGATCAACGAGAAACACCGCGCGATGCTCGACCTGGCTGTCAAACTGACCGAAGAGCCCGCCGCCGTCGAGGAGGACGACATCGAGAGGCTGCTCGACCACGGGTTCAGCCGCGAGGCCGTCTGGGACATCGGCGCCGTCACCAGCTTCTACAACCTCTCGAACCGGATGGCACACCTCACGGACATGCGTCCGAACGAGGAATTCTACACTATCGGACGGTAA
- a CDS encoding ZIP family metal transporter, producing the protein MSINERTSINNPFDWLSPLGLVATVMLVVLSAVGLAAGAEKVTVIAWVAFVAMAAGALAGARATTSYPTRLVWGYGLASGAMVASSAVFLLPQAIGLSPRVGGFGVAAGLLLGYAAHVIGHRLAHVDVGLDLTAAQISAHALSAGAIIGLVYGAMPELGLLLGLAIVSHKGPAGYAAAHRLRTGEFPVSALLLPAAGVGLTAIPAALLPVPEVAALNAAVFGFATGIFLHVAMDFLPSCEVGGEVDEVCSLSEHSHAQLDRLRLHAVASTFVGGFAVFVAWLAVA; encoded by the coding sequence ATGAGTATTAACGAACGCACTTCGATTAATAATCCGTTCGACTGGCTCTCGCCGCTCGGGCTCGTCGCGACGGTGATGCTCGTGGTGCTGTCGGCGGTCGGGCTCGCCGCAGGGGCGGAGAAGGTGACAGTCATCGCGTGGGTCGCCTTCGTGGCGATGGCGGCCGGCGCACTCGCGGGTGCGCGCGCGACAACGTCGTACCCGACGCGGCTCGTCTGGGGGTACGGACTGGCGAGCGGCGCGATGGTCGCCAGCTCGGCAGTCTTCCTGTTGCCGCAGGCGATCGGGCTCTCGCCCCGGGTCGGCGGGTTCGGCGTCGCCGCCGGCCTCCTGCTGGGGTACGCCGCCCACGTGATCGGCCACCGGCTGGCCCACGTCGACGTGGGGCTGGACCTGACGGCCGCCCAGATATCCGCCCACGCGCTCTCGGCGGGGGCGATCATCGGGCTCGTCTACGGGGCGATGCCCGAACTCGGGCTGTTGCTCGGGCTGGCGATCGTCTCCCACAAGGGGCCGGCCGGCTATGCCGCCGCTCACCGGCTTCGGACCGGCGAGTTTCCGGTCTCCGCGCTGCTGTTGCCCGCGGCCGGCGTCGGGCTGACGGCCATCCCGGCCGCGCTCCTGCCCGTCCCGGAGGTCGCTGCGCTCAACGCCGCCGTCTTCGGCTTCGCCACCGGCATCTTCCTGCACGTCGCGATGGACTTCCTGCCCTCGTGTGAGGTCGGCGGCGAGGTCGACGAGGTCTGTTCGCTGTCGGAACACTCCCACGCACAGCTCGACCGGCTCCGGCTCCACGCCGTCGCGAGCACGTTCGTCGGCGGATTCGCGGTCTTCGTCGCCTGGCTGGCAGTGGCCTGA
- a CDS encoding CNNM domain-containing protein, producing MTPLEIAVRLVAGLLLILANGFFVAIEFALTRARQFTEEEFIDGDARLERAWEMTQELELYLTTCQVGITASSIAVGIVAEPALAALFEPLFAGSFFATVGAGALIAYLIINLVHLTHGEQTPTYLGVERSRVVCRYGAAPLHWFYVLISPVIKLGDGVAKWTLRLFGVEMTGAWLETEEDVIESRADLRNRLGEVLAEGDLPEERREEVMNALEIGDRTVADIMVAREEVVALSTDDDWETNAERIRNSPHARFPLVGESLDDVRGVVYTPALFVGAEDGAVDLESVAIPTMTVSPDTAVSDLIDQFQAERQELAVVVRGERVVGLVTATDALEEITGELSDPLDDRFDLDSEYT from the coding sequence GTGACACCCCTCGAGATCGCCGTCCGCCTGGTGGCCGGACTGCTGCTCATCCTGGCAAACGGCTTCTTCGTCGCCATCGAATTCGCGCTGACACGCGCCCGGCAGTTCACCGAGGAGGAGTTCATCGACGGGGACGCCAGGCTCGAGCGCGCCTGGGAGATGACACAGGAACTCGAACTGTACCTGACGACCTGCCAGGTCGGGATCACTGCCTCGAGTATCGCCGTCGGGATCGTTGCCGAGCCGGCGCTGGCGGCGCTGTTCGAGCCGCTGTTTGCCGGCTCCTTCTTCGCGACGGTGGGAGCCGGGGCGCTGATCGCCTACCTGATCATCAATCTGGTCCACCTGACCCACGGCGAGCAGACGCCGACCTACCTGGGCGTCGAGCGCTCGCGGGTGGTCTGTCGGTACGGCGCGGCGCCGCTGCACTGGTTTTACGTGCTCATCTCGCCGGTGATCAAGCTCGGGGACGGCGTCGCGAAGTGGACGCTGCGGCTGTTCGGGGTCGAGATGACCGGCGCGTGGCTGGAGACCGAGGAGGACGTCATCGAGTCCCGCGCGGACCTGCGCAACCGGCTGGGGGAGGTCCTGGCGGAGGGCGACCTCCCCGAGGAGCGCCGCGAGGAGGTGATGAACGCCCTGGAGATCGGCGACCGGACCGTCGCTGACATCATGGTCGCCCGGGAGGAGGTCGTCGCGCTGTCGACCGACGACGACTGGGAGACCAACGCCGAGCGGATCCGGAACTCGCCACACGCCCGGTTCCCGCTGGTCGGCGAGAGTCTGGACGACGTCCGTGGCGTCGTCTACACGCCGGCGCTGTTCGTCGGAGCCGAAGACGGGGCGGTCGACCTGGAGTCGGTCGCCATTCCGACGATGACGGTCAGCCCGGACACCGCCGTCAGCGACCTCATCGACCAGTTCCAGGCCGAACGACAGGAGCTCGCGGTGGTGGTGAGAGGCGAGCGCGTGGTCGGCCTCGTCACGGCGACCGACGCCCTCGAGGAGATCACGGGCGAGCTCAGCGACCCGCTCGACGACCGCTTCGACCTCGACTCGGAGTACACCTGA
- a CDS encoding transcription factor S, producing the protein MVQFCDECGSMMHSDGDEMVCSSCGATVSKDEERAAAFVTTDEQSGEELVETEEGANFEGKPTSEDVTCAECGHGVAWYTIKQTGSADEPPTRFFKCTECGNRWREYS; encoded by the coding sequence ATGGTCCAGTTCTGCGACGAGTGTGGCTCGATGATGCATTCGGACGGCGACGAGATGGTCTGTTCTTCCTGCGGGGCGACCGTCAGCAAGGACGAGGAGCGGGCGGCCGCCTTCGTCACGACCGACGAACAAAGCGGGGAGGAACTCGTCGAGACCGAGGAGGGGGCCAACTTCGAGGGCAAGCCGACTTCCGAGGACGTGACGTGTGCGGAGTGTGGCCACGGTGTGGCGTGGTACACGATCAAACAGACCGGCTCCGCCGACGAACCTCCAACCCGATTTTTCAAGTGCACGGAGTGTGGCAACCGCTGGCGCGAGTACAGCTGA
- a CDS encoding ubiquitin-like small modifier protein 1, whose translation MQVECVFFGPFRDEVGEKTVTRGTDAATVGELLAEVEAAYPGLEGRLLDGEEVVSEVAVTLNDTHVQHIDGAETELSEGDVLRMTPAVYGG comes from the coding sequence ATGCAAGTCGAGTGTGTCTTCTTCGGGCCCTTCCGCGACGAGGTCGGCGAGAAGACCGTGACCAGGGGGACTGACGCGGCGACGGTCGGCGAACTCCTCGCAGAGGTCGAGGCCGCGTACCCGGGACTCGAGGGGCGGCTCCTGGACGGGGAGGAGGTCGTCTCCGAGGTCGCGGTGACGCTCAACGACACTCACGTCCAGCACATCGACGGCGCCGAGACGGAACTATCCGAGGGGGATGTCCTCCGGATGACCCCCGCCGTTTACGGCGGATAG